Proteins encoded in a region of the Papio anubis isolate 15944 chromosome 14, Panubis1.0, whole genome shotgun sequence genome:
- the MORN2 gene encoding MORN repeat-containing protein 2 — protein MNGFGRLEHFSGAVYEGQFKDNMFHGLGTYTFPTGAKYIGNFNENRVEGEGEYTDIRGLEWSGNFHFTAAPDLKLKLHM, from the exons ATGAATGGTTTTGGAAGACTTGAGCATTTTTCAGGAGCAGTATATGAAGGACAATTTAAGGATAATATGTTTCATGGACTGGGGACTTACACATTCCCAACTGGGGCAAAGTATATTGGAAATTTCAATGAAAATAG ggtagaaggtgaaggggaataTACTGATATCCGAGGACTAGAATGGAGTGGTAACTTTCATTTTACAGCTGCTCCAGACCTGAAATTAAAACTTCACATGTAG